From one Lycium ferocissimum isolate CSIRO_LF1 chromosome 7, AGI_CSIRO_Lferr_CH_V1, whole genome shotgun sequence genomic stretch:
- the LOC132065576 gene encoding TATA box-binding protein-associated factor RNA polymerase I subunit B-like — MTENTRRFCEVCSNKSFDDGGDGFFYCTRCGSQVNDIIDTGVDEDDLFNPEGIYSASQRRKYTNVSQPEPLSQVKLSQHLETQDDYDEHNGDDGVVPAEPSDFGSSQISLTYKDYYSGIRLRYIMGVQVMIQLQCKALVEKFNVSPLIVGLVGPIWLRLLAHEKIMNDEWADNVIHESESQTQGEIELSQPTGSNKTEPHNLLGKRAVTIWHKSLSSMIPLPCSLAISFLVCHVSREAILPTDILKWTLEGKLPYFSAFLEIEKQLGPPSRSCPISTSRMFRPIKTITLQKLESLAASIARKIGLELPSVNFHAIASRYLKHLSLPVEKIIPQACQVYEWSMPPELYLSDNKLRLPSRVCVMSILIVTMRILYDLNGGKWELISSRSNNLVSTDEDDSSSCDPDPHDSTSDMNKSNFDALKLLKILEEKYSELSDTYDFSKDLQSYLLYCKDVVFAGLEPAYDDHEEERIIEDLWDFYQSHKAGKASENGKTDSHTCNGFHHSGSRHGCSSRRKERENFRDDGCKCKMSRDDGDSNAVNCSQCGLEETALSQLKEDMKENRFVYIPPRKNVKKKDGYIRYARKRDGAFLYAVHADYYILLRSCAKVAQVDVRTMHVGVLTFERRLETLERRIDFCLCKRLPDDFCEFCRNE; from the exons ATGACAGAGAATACTCGAAGGTTCTGTGAGGTTTGTTCTAATAAATCCTTTGATGATGGTGGTGATGGATTCTTCTATTGCACTCGTTGTGGCTCTCAAGTGAATGACATCATTGACACTGGTGTTGATGAGGATGACCTATTCAATCCAGAGGGAATATACTCTGCCAGTCAGCGCCGTAAATATACTAACGTCAGTCAACCTGAACCCCTATCTCAGGTAAAACTCTCCCAGCATTTGGAAACCCAAGATGACTATGACGAGCATAATGGAGATGATGGAGTGGTGCCTGCTGAGCCTAGTGATTTTGGATCGTCTCAAATCTCTTTGACTTATAAAGACTATTATTCAGGTATCCGGTTAAGGTACATTATGGGGGTACAAGTTATGATCCAATTGCAGTGCAAAGCTCTGGTGGAGAAATTTAACGTAAGCCCTCTGATCGTTGGGCTTGTTGGGCCTATTTGGTTGAGACTCTTGGCACATGAAAAGATTATGAATGATGAGTGGGCGGACAATGTCATTCACGAATCAGAGTCTCAAACTCAAG GTGAAATAGAACTTTCTCAGCCAACTGGAAGCAATAAAACAGAACCTCACAATTTACTTGGAAAGCGGGCAGTAACCATATGGCATAAATCTTTGAGCAGCATGATTCCGTTACCTTGTTCTTTGGCTATCTCTTTTCTTGTCTGTCACGTGTCAAGGGAAGCAATCTTGCCAACAGACATATTGAAGTGGACGTTAGAAGGAAAGCTCCCATATTTTTCGGCTTTTCTTGAAATAGAAAAGCAGCTGGGACCTCCTTCAAGGTCCTGCCCTATCAGTACCAGTCGCATGTTCAGGCCTATCAAAACTATTACCTTGCAAAAGTTAGAGTCCCTTGCTGCCTCCATCGCCAGGAAAATAGGCTTGGAATTGCCTTCAGTCAACTTCCATGCTATAGCTTCCCGTTATCTCAAGCACTTATCGCTTCCTGTTGAGAAAATTATTCCTCAGGCATGCCAAGTGTATGAGTGGTCTATGCCTCCGGAGTTGTATTTATCAGATAACAAGCTCAGGCTGCCGTCTCGTGTTTGCGTGATGTCTATACTGATTGTGACAATGAGGATTCTTTATGACCTAAATGGCGGAAAATGGGAATTGATTTCATCTCGTTCCAATAATTTAGTGTCTACGGATGAAGACGATTCTTCTTCATGTGATCCAGATCCTCATGATAGTACATCAGATATGAATAAATCCAATTTTGATGCTTTGAAACTCTTGAAGATTCTTGAAGAAAAATACAGTGAGCTCAGTGATACATATG ATTTTTCAAAAGATTTACAATCTTATCTTCTGTACTGCAAAGATGTGGTTTTTGCTGGACTAGAGCCTGCTTATGACGatcatgaagaagaaaggataatAGAAGATTTATGGGACTTCTATCAAAGCCATAAG GCTGGCAAAGCATCAGAAAATGGGAAAACAGACTCCCACACTTGTAACGGTTTTCACCATAGCGGATCCAGACATGGCTGCAGCAGCAGACGGAAAGAAAGGGAGAACTTTAGGGATGACGGATGCAAATGCAAAATGTCAAGGGATGATGGTGATTCAAATGCTGTTAATTGCTCACAATGCGGCTTGGAGGAAACGGCGTTGAGCCAGCTGAAAGAGGATATGAAAGAGAATCGATTTGTTTATATACCACCGAGGAAAaatgtgaagaagaaagacggctACATCAGATACGCTAGAAAGAGAGACGGGGCTTTTCTTTACGCTGTGCATGCTGATTATTACATATTACTTCGATCTTGTGCTAAGGTTGCACAAGTTGATGTTAGGACTATGCATGTTGGAGTATTGACTTTTGAGAGAAGATTGGAAACGCTAGAAAGAAGAATAGATTTTTGCTTATGTAAGAGACTTCCCGATGATTTCTGTGAATTTTGTCGCAATGAGTAA